The DNA window GCTTTTGTGGCAAGGTAACattgagatgatgatgatgatatcagaTACATACTGTGTAAATTGCATACTAGTACTTCAGCTTAAAAGCTTACCCTGATAAAGCAATCATGGAAATGCATTCGTAGCAGAGGAGCAGCAAGGGTTCGGTCCCTAGAGACGTAACGATAAAGAGTTTGATGGACTATAAGCTCTGCATCAGGACATGCTCTCTGGTAGAATCCGAGTTGCAGCCCCCCTGCATTAGTGAGGCCTGCAAGCAAAAAGGCGAAAACGAGTTGAAGAAAGCAGACCGCGAAAAGCTTTTGAATAGCCATTTTCCCTTGAGTGAAGTTTTAAAGCTGTACTTCAAGGATGAGATGGTTTGGAACACAAGTGCTGGCATTTTATAGTTGAGCTAAGGTCTTTGACAGTGTCTTTGCACGAACTGTCATTTGATTAGTTACGAATTGTTGGTGTTTATATGAAAAAGTCAACAATTTAAGAGCTGACCCACAACAAATTAATAACTAATCAAATGAcagtttgattaatattttacattgctAAATAATGCttatatataagagaaaaaaattgaaaaacattagcAAACTTGCAAAGAAAAACTATCGAAACctctaaaatatgttttctgaactccaaacaaatttgaaagtttttttgggAGGGGAAgtattgtgtttaataaaaagttCAAGCACATCGAAATGGAAGAATTTACGTTAGAATGAGTCGAGTTCATATCAAAACATGCCCAGAAAATAATAGTTAACAGAATCTTAGCCTACACTCAAccgtttaaattatatatagctcAACTTGCATTAAACATTCTCCCATTGGCTACCCACCAAAAATAATTTGGCAAAGCAGACAAGCATAGATTATAGATACTGCTGTGTGACCATTCAGGATATTATAATAACCAAACTCTCAAGAACAAAGGCCTAATCACGAAACGAAATATTATATGTGAATGCTAGGTTTAAAGCATGCTGTTCACGACTTTCTGCCAAGTATACATTGCCATGACTTGTTctgattttctctcttgttgACCTTATGAAAGAACGAGGTTTCAAGAATGATTTTATAGTATTCTTTAACATACCATTTCAAGTTTTCTGAGTTCTGCCGCTACAAATGCCGCAGTGAAATCTGAATctgaatttttaattacttgattgTGAAGAACCATTTTAGATTATATTTACAACATTGAATataattgggattttttttattgattctagGAGTTGGCAGGTATCGTACTATCGAACATAGCcgttttaataataaatgaatatttattgaTTAAGCATTATTGTATTAACTGGAACTGGTCGTGCAATATTCTTAATACCCGCCCAGACACATGATACTTTACAAGACCATGTCTTCTGCTAGTTTCGAAGAAACCATATACGTGAAAAATACGTGCATCGACCATCCTCAGATTCTTTAGCTGAACCAATAACTTATGTTGGCCTTTGAAGACAGAAGAAACACATAAGACTTTGCATCATGCGTGTGTAATAAGCAGGATTCACTCTATGCTTttgttacaaagaaaaaaactgctCAATAATTAACTGTCACACAGTGCATGGAAACCCACCAGGGAATTCTGATCAGTTCCCACCCTTCTATAAAACTGAAGAGATTATAGAGCCTTGAATAACTCAGAATACAAGGATTTCAGCTGATTAAGAATGCAGACAACATCAAACAGCAAGACGAACGGCTTGATGTGAAAGTGGCTGCCAAAAATGGCGAAGATTATGCATTTCATATTACGAAGAAACTTGGCTGGCACCCTTCTTGATTTCGACCTAACTAGCATGGGCTTTTTACATGCGCTTTGTTTCTGTGTTGCGTGCTGACAATGGCAAGCAAATTGTTCTTACTCTTTCTGGGATCTAATATTTAGACCTTGAAACCAAAGAATAGTGGTGCAagctataaaacaaattaagggaACTCAGATCACACTTTATTCCTGTATAGTTCCATCATAACAGAAAATTTAAATGACTTCCTGCTCACAATGACAGGAATCTCTTTaatcacatataaaatatttaaagaaaatatacagAAAATTAAAGTCATGATATGATTCTCCTTCTATAGACAAATAAGTAGAGGCATTTGGGTAATGAGATTTTACGAGGAGCACATATAAAAATGTTCTTCCAGATTGAATACTTGCTGCAAACTTAGGTAAATTTCTGTGAAGATGTTGGGTATGTTCATGGGAGTTGCAGTCTGCCCAAGCATGCATATATTCATGGCCTAGCCAAAAGAGTGAAAGAAACTGTAGCAGGTATTAAAATACTATGAAGGTAGTGGATGTTTATATTCgtatgaagaaaatattgaataaatcaCAAGAAATAACATGAAGGCAAAACCTCAAATTATGAAGTACATCCTGCAACCATTTGGGTTGCAAATGTGGgggaaaataaatgaaacaaatacaaatgaaatcACACGTGCATTTCAGGAAATCAATAGAAGATCGATTTAATTCACAACAGCACAATGTTTCCTGATTTCGCCTTGTTCGCCGGTCAGGACTCCAATGTAACCCATTTTCACCATGGATTCAGCAAAATCTTGTGCAAAAGTGGATCCCTGTGTCATTGACTGAAATTTGACATAGCCTCTTGTTTCAGCATCGTCAAGAAGAGCTGCATCAGATCGGAATAGCCCTCTTCTTTTAGCTACAATGTTGTAGTAATCTTCGTCGAAAGACTTGAAGCTACCAGGGTCCATCTCAACGACTGTGTTGGAGTTTCCAGGCTTACATTTATTCTTCAGTTGAGCAGCGTATCTTGGGTCCAATGAAGGGTCAGTATCTCCCTTGCCTGTGAAATTGTACAACCTGTTCGAGATTATGGTACAGTGTCCAATTCCTATGGTGTGTCCTCCTGTCACCAAAACATATTCCAAGTAAATACGCTGATATTTTGCTTAATAGATAGCTTTTTTTGTTACGAAAACTACCTGATAAAACTGCAAGGTCCTTTACACTTAAACCCGTTGCAGCAAATTGTTGTTTCAGGACAGTTATGTTGGCAAAAGGAGATGGTAAATTGAATAAAGCCTCGTTGGCAATCGACACCCTTCCGTCTCTGCGTCCTGTGGGAACATCCCAACGTGGTCCGCCAATCTGAATGGAAAAACTGGTTAAGCATCGGCATAATGATCCAGTTAATCAGTGGTGATAAATTGTGTTGGTAAATTTGATACCATTAGAACCGCGTCACGAGCAACCAAGGCCAAGATATCGGCACAGGAAACCACACCAGGACACTTCTTTTCTAGTGCTGATTTTACAGCATCAATGACATTGAACCCTCTTAAGGTT is part of the Populus trichocarpa isolate Nisqually-1 chromosome 7, P.trichocarpa_v4.1, whole genome shotgun sequence genome and encodes:
- the LOC127905567 gene encoding peroxidase 56-like, with product MAIQKLFAVCFLQLVFAFLLAGLTNAGGLQLGFYQRACPDAELIVHQTLYRYVSRDRTLAAPLLRMHFHDCFIRGCEGSVLLSSTKNNQAEKDAIPNKTLRGFNVIDAVKSALEKKCPGVVSCADILALVARDAVLMIGGPRWDVPTGRRDGRVSIANEALFNLPSPFANITVLKQQFAATGLSVKDLAVLSGGHTIGIGHCTIISNRLYNFTGKGDTDPSLDPRYAAQLKNKCKPGNSNTVVEMDPGSFKSFDEDYYNIVAKRRGLFRSDAALLDDAETRGYVKFQSMTQGSTFAQDFAESMVKMGYIGVLTGEQGEIRKHCAVVN